Below is a genomic region from Candidatus Diapherotrites archaeon.
ATTTCGATGGTGCGTGCCGACATCCTGGACTGCATCGACCGTTTCCTGAGAGTCAACCGCGGCAATCTTGGCGAGCCGTTCGGCGGCGTGCAGATGATTTTGTTCGGCGACCTCTATCAGCTTCCGCCGATTGTGTCTGGTGCTGAGCGCGCGCACTTTTCGACTTTTTACCGAAGCCCATACTTTTTCGACTCGGATGCCTTTGAAGGCCTCGGGCTTGAAATAATCGAGCTTGACGAGGTTTACAGGCAGAAGGACAGGGAATTCGTAAGCTTGCTTGACGGGGTAAGGCATAACAGGATTTCCGACGAGCACCTGAAGCGCCTGAATGCACGGGTCATGCCGTCCTTTGAGCCGAAAGAAAACGAATTTTACGTGCGCCTGTGCACGCTGAACAGCATGGCGGATGAAATCAACGCGGCGGAACTCGAAAAAATCAAAGCCTATGAATACCGCTTCCGCGCGGCATCGGAAGGCGATTTCGGAAACGAGTACATGCCATGCGAACAGGAACTCAAACTCAAACTGGGCGCGCAGGTGATGTTTTTGAACAACGATTCGGAAAAGCGCTGGGTGAACGGCTCGATGGGAAAAGTCATAGGCTTCCGCAGGGAAAATGAAAACTATGCAATCCAGGTCGAACTGCCCACAAAGGAAAAGGTTGCCGTAAACCCGCACACCTGGGAACTGTTCAGGCCGAAACTCGACCCGCTCCGGAACGCGCTCGCATATGAAACGATCGGCTCTTTCACGCAGTATCCTTTGCGCCTGGCCTGGGCCATCACAATCCACAAAAGCCAGGGAAAAACGTTCGAAAAGGCGATAATCGATTTCGGCCATGGAACATTTGCGCCGGGACAGGCTTACGTCGCCTTGAGCCGGTGCACGACGCTTGAAGGCATGGTCCTCAAAAGGCCGCTTGAAAAAAGGCACGTGATGGTCGACAAAAAAATCGCGGACTTCATGGAAAAAGCGAAAAAGCCGGGATGATGGCTAGAACCTAGGGCGCCCAAAGAAATGACTGGTCAAGTGGATAATTGTATGGGTAGATAATTAATAACATTCATTCAATAAATTAAATTATTTTTTGAAGTTTGCGTGTCTGGGTGATTAATATAGGAAACCCAATAAATTTTGTCAAAACAAGTTTTAACAAAATAATAATCAGCACAAAAATTCAAAAAATCAATTATGTGCAACGAATTCTCCTGCTCGTAGTGTCTTGGACGCTTATTGGCTCGATTATAGGAATAAATCTAGTAAAATTTAATCTCATTGAAGTTTCAAATTCGTCAATTATTGGTTTGTGTATTTTTAATTGTAATAATATTCAAAATGTCCAAGACAACAAAATAACCGAAGAACAAAGGCAAATTGAATATAATAAACATCTGAGGCTTGTGGATTCAACTATTGCAGAGCTAAAAAACAATAGGGGTATTGCTAATCAGTATTTTGATGATAACAAATCGTATCTAGTTTATCACTACCTATTTTCAAAACGATTTAAAACGACCCAGCTTGAAACGCTAATAAACTCTTCAGATTTTAGAAACAATAGCATTATGGGACTTCTAGGTATAGTTGAAACAAACACCAAAAGTGCAAATAAATATCTTGACAATTTAGAACAAATGTTAAAACAAATTGAAACTGAAGGGCAGTATGATCAATATGGTAAATATGAAGAAACATTTCAAAATATTTTTGAAAAAATTATTAAACCGCTGAACCAAGCGCAAGAAACATTAATTCAGTTATTAACAAAATACAAGGTTTCTGTGGGCATTAATTCTTTTCCGTGAGCAAATAAAATTTTGTGTGGCGGTTATTGAATCTTGGTCCTTTTGTTATTATTCCCACTCGATCGTCGCGGGCGGCTTGTGCGTTATGTCGACGTACACTCCGCTGATCTTTGTCTTCGGCACTTTTTCCAAAAGCTTTTTCACGAACTTTTCGGGCAGGGGGAAAAATTTTGCGGTCATTGCCTCGCGGCTCTGCACCGGCCTCAAGACAATCGATTCGCGGCGCCTGCAGTCCGTTCCAACTGGAATCAAAACTGTCGGGAACTGCCATATTTCATTCATCAGGCCCTGCTTTTCGACCAGCTTCATCACAATCTCATCCATTTCCTGCAGCAATTCAATCCTTTTAGCGTTCAAATCCTTTGCGAACAGGTTGATGCTTTCCGCCTTTTCCCGGTTAACGCAATAGACAACCCTGTTGACTTCCGGCACTTCGTTTGTGATGCGCGTTGAAACGAATTCAAGGGCCTTCCAGCCGCTTTTGCCGAACAATGCCATGACATGCTTGTACGAGCGCGAATCGCCCTGGACGCCGACGCTTTTCAATGGCAAAACCTTTGGCCGCAAACCGGATTCGGCGCAGATTCCGGAAGCCTTTTTTTCGATTGCGGCAATCTCCTTTGCGCTGGAATCACTTTTGCCATTTGAGCACAATGCCCTGATTGCAAGTCCCGGCCCGGGAAACGGGTGCCTCAAAACCATTTCATTGGGCAAACCGATGCTTTCGCCCAGCGCCCTGACTTCATCCTT
It encodes:
- a CDS encoding AAA family ATPase; translated protein: MAEPVDMNHAFSKALELMEGTRKNVFITGRAGTGKSTLLGHFKSVSKKRLAVIAPTGVAAVNVGGQTIHSFFGFKPNITVGKVKVSKKRRIFEALDAIIIDEISMVRADILDCIDRFLRVNRGNLGEPFGGVQMILFGDLYQLPPIVSGAERAHFSTFYRSPYFFDSDAFEGLGLEIIELDEVYRQKDREFVSLLDGVRHNRISDEHLKRLNARVMPSFEPKENEFYVRLCTLNSMADEINAAELEKIKAYEYRFRAASEGDFGNEYMPCEQELKLKLGAQVMFLNNDSEKRWVNGSMGKVIGFRRENENYAIQVELPTKEKVAVNPHTWELFRPKLDPLRNALAYETIGSFTQYPLRLAWAITIHKSQGKTFEKAIIDFGHGTFAPGQAYVALSRCTTLEGMVLKRPLEKRHVMVDKKIADFMEKAKKPG